One window of the Eucalyptus grandis isolate ANBG69807.140 chromosome 8, ASM1654582v1, whole genome shotgun sequence genome contains the following:
- the LOC104414528 gene encoding 1-aminocyclopropane-1-carboxylate oxidase homolog 1, whose translation MEVATDSTGVAPSTYNRNQELKDFDETKSGVKGLSDSGLPKIPRIFVRPAEEIACDHSKSGAARIQIPIIDLKNLATDRPGTVEQVLEAAREVGFFQVVNHGVPQSILEGAFDAARSFHELPKEVKAEYYGRDGKRRVNFSCNFDLYKTTYATWRDTLFCLMEPEPLDPEELPLVCRDAIMEYSKQVKAVGIALLELLSEALGLKPDYLVNMDSAKGHALLYHYYPACPEPDLTLGTASHSDPDFFTILLQDDIGGLQVYYQDQWVDVPTVAGALVVNIGDLLQLMSNDIFKSVEHRVLSKDVGPRLSIACFFTLYEDPKSKIYGPIKELLSEDRPALYREITLGEFMTHYYSKGLDGTSALAPFRLPS comes from the exons ATGGAGGTCGCCACTGATTCGACCGGCGTCGCTCCATCGACCTACAATCGCAACCAAGAGCTAAAAGACTTCGACGAAACGAAATCAGGTGTGAAAGGCCTCTCTGATTCCGGCCTCCCCAAAATCCCGAGAATCTTTGTCCGGCCAGCTGAAGAGATCGCCTGTGACCATTCCAAATCTGGGGCCGCCAGGATCCAAATCCCCATCATCGACCTGAAGAACCTCGCCACGGATCGGCCAGGGACGGTGGAGCAAGTCCTGGAGGCAGCGCGTGAGGTCGGCTTCTTTCAGGTGGTGAACCATGGGGTGCCGCAGAGCATATTGGAAGGGGCGTTCGATGCGGCACGTTCCTTCCACGAGCTGCCGAAGGAGGTGAAGGCCGAGTACTATGGTCGGGATGGCAAGAGGAGGGTGAATTTCTCGTGCAATTTTGACCTGTACAAGACGACGTATGCGACATGGAGGGACACTTTATTCTGCCTCATGGAACCCGAGCCGCTTGATCCTGAGGAGTTGCCTCTTGTTTGCAG AGACGCGATAATGGAATACTCTAAGCAAGTGAAGGCAGTAGGGATTGCTCTGCTCGAATTGCTATCGGAAGCGCTTGGCCTCAAGCCGGACTACCTCGTCAACATGGACTCTGCTAAAGGGCATGCTCTTCTCTATCACTACTACCCAGCTTGCCCCGAGCCCGATCTGACTTTGGGCACTGCCAGTCATTCAGATCCCGATTTTTTCACGATCCTTCTACAAGACGACATCGGCGGGCTTCAAGTTTATTACCAGGATCAATGGGTTGATGTCCCTACGGTCGCAGGCGCTCTAGTTGTCAACATTGGAGATCTACTCCAG CTTATGTCGAACGACATTTTCAAGAGTGTCGAGCACCGAGTGCTGTCGAAAGATGTTGGCCCGAGGTTATCCATCGCCTGCTTCTTTACTCTTTATGAAGATCCAAAGTCGAAGATATACGGGCCGATAAAGGAGCTATTGTCGGAAGATAGGCCGGCTTTGTACCGTGAAATCACCCTGGGAGAGTTCATGACGCACTATTACTCGAAGGGGCTCGATGGCACATCGGCTCTTGCACCGTTCAGATTGCCAAGCTAG